A genome region from Paradevosia shaoguanensis includes the following:
- a CDS encoding sugar transferase: MSIINAEMGSSSTPSNAGIPRGGTAKRAFDIVAASAMLVFALPAMFFIAVFLFSTDRGPIVFSHERVGHNGRRFRCLKFRSMVVDSQEALRRHLEASPQARAEWEASQKLTDDPRITPIGRFLRATSLDELPQLINVIRGDMSLVGPRPIVEDEVARYAEEIQHYAAVRPGITGLWQVSGRSDVDYDQRVQLDTRYVREWSFAGDIVILVKTVKVVLLRTGSR; encoded by the coding sequence ATGTCTATCATCAACGCTGAAATGGGTTCATCGAGTACGCCCTCCAATGCGGGCATCCCGCGCGGCGGTACGGCCAAGCGGGCCTTCGATATCGTGGCGGCTTCCGCCATGCTGGTCTTCGCGCTTCCGGCCATGTTCTTCATCGCGGTCTTCCTGTTCTCGACCGATCGCGGTCCCATCGTCTTCTCCCATGAGCGCGTGGGCCATAACGGCAGGCGCTTCCGGTGCCTCAAGTTCAGGTCGATGGTGGTGGATTCCCAGGAGGCTCTGCGACGGCACCTCGAGGCCTCGCCGCAGGCGCGGGCCGAGTGGGAGGCCAGCCAGAAGCTCACCGACGATCCGCGCATCACGCCCATCGGCAGGTTCCTGCGCGCCACCAGCCTCGACGAGCTTCCCCAGCTCATCAACGTCATCCGCGGCGACATGAGCCTCGTCGGACCCCGCCCGATCGTCGAGGACGAGGTCGCGCGCTATGCCGAGGAAATCCAGCATTATGCCGCCGTCCGCCCCGGCATTACCGGCCTCTGGCAGGTGAGCGGGCGCAGCGATGTCGATTACGACCAGCGCGTCCAGCTCGACACCCGCTATGTGCGCGAATGGTCGTTCGCCGGCGACATCGTCATCCTCGTCAAGACAGTCAAGGTCGTCCTGTTGCGCACAGGCAGCCGATAA
- a CDS encoding family 16 glycosylhydrolase: MANLTKLAALAGLAMTAAPALAQETGFFDDFDTLDTKRWYVSDGWNNGAHQNCDWSADQVSASGGMLHVGFAPQPKGDRQFRCGELQTRTAFGYGTYEARLKTPAGSGLNAAFFTYIGPQQNKPHDEIDFEVLLRDTSKVDTTTFVNGKSGDGKVGSGQSVPLPHDSASDFITYAFTWEPERIRFYLDGKLVRTMDDPKTIPTTPQRVFFSLWGSDTLTDWMGAFSAVAAPIAMDVDWVAFTPLGQTCAFDGSILCQQGNK, translated from the coding sequence CCGGCACTGGCGCAGGAGACGGGGTTTTTCGACGACTTCGATACGCTCGACACCAAGCGCTGGTACGTCTCGGACGGCTGGAACAACGGCGCGCACCAGAACTGCGACTGGTCGGCGGACCAGGTGAGCGCCAGCGGCGGCATGCTGCATGTGGGCTTCGCGCCCCAGCCCAAGGGCGACCGCCAGTTCCGCTGCGGGGAACTGCAGACGCGCACGGCCTTCGGCTACGGCACCTACGAAGCCCGCCTCAAGACCCCGGCGGGGTCGGGGCTCAACGCGGCCTTCTTCACCTATATCGGCCCGCAGCAGAACAAGCCGCATGACGAGATCGACTTCGAGGTGCTGCTGCGCGACACCAGCAAGGTGGACACCACCACCTTCGTCAACGGCAAGAGTGGAGACGGCAAGGTTGGGAGCGGGCAATCGGTACCCCTGCCCCATGACAGCGCCTCGGACTTCATCACCTATGCCTTCACCTGGGAGCCCGAGCGCATCCGCTTCTATCTAGACGGCAAGCTGGTGAGGACCATGGACGACCCCAAGACCATCCCGACCACCCCGCAACGGGTGTTCTTCAGTCTCTGGGGGTCGGACACGCTAACCGACTGGATGGGCGCCTTCTCCGCCGTAGCCGCACCGATCGCCATGGATGTCGACTGGGTGGCCTTCACCCCGCTCGGCCAGACCTGCGCATTCGACGGGTCGATCCTGTGTCAGCAAGGGAACAAGTGA
- a CDS encoding lipopolysaccharide biosynthesis protein has translation MSAPADIGSRLDHLKTGRASAAIKGTLWSLAGSFAPAAMGFLVFLVTSRVLSPGEFGIVAFAASISTAGLAIAPAGFREALIQRETISSRHLDTVFWLCIGAALLIYAGLCIATPFIAGATGEAPLNALIPFIAARIIFDMAAAVPNALLVRTMSFRMLALRTTTASIVAAVVCMGLIWLGFGLWALAASQLASSIATCIGALVAARWLPGLRFDWRALRELRAFGLFSTGNHFITTINLDQMLIGALLGPAWLGLYGFARRIFQILSDLISGALNLVSYSLLSSMQREPEKRRDAYLLGTFASSVVAFPIFTGLILVARDLIPFAFGAQWIEAVPVVQAFAILGVLTAVGILQASLIRSQGQADIWLYYMLAKQAVTVLYIFLFSRWGIGALSLSLVALNIVMWLPTVDMVARLLDISIPAYLGSFTVPVAATLVMWGIGWLVQSSLADAEIWLRLVATIGAAAISYGAVVLLLGRSQLETLLGFVRRRR, from the coding sequence ATGAGTGCTCCGGCGGATATCGGCTCCCGGCTCGATCACCTCAAGACCGGCCGGGCCTCGGCCGCGATCAAGGGCACGCTCTGGTCGCTGGCAGGCAGCTTCGCGCCGGCCGCGATGGGCTTTCTCGTCTTCCTCGTCACCTCGCGGGTCCTGAGCCCCGGCGAATTCGGCATCGTCGCCTTCGCCGCCAGCATCAGCACGGCCGGCCTCGCCATCGCCCCCGCCGGCTTTCGCGAAGCCCTGATCCAGCGCGAAACCATCTCCTCGCGTCATCTCGATACCGTCTTCTGGCTCTGCATCGGAGCGGCGCTCCTCATCTATGCCGGGCTCTGCATCGCCACGCCCTTCATTGCCGGCGCTACCGGGGAAGCGCCGCTCAATGCGCTCATCCCCTTCATCGCCGCCCGCATCATCTTCGACATGGCGGCAGCCGTCCCCAATGCGCTCCTCGTGCGCACCATGTCCTTCCGCATGCTGGCGCTGCGCACCACGACTGCCTCGATCGTGGCGGCCGTCGTCTGCATGGGCCTTATCTGGCTGGGTTTCGGTCTCTGGGCGCTCGCCGCCTCGCAACTGGCCAGTTCGATCGCCACCTGTATCGGCGCACTCGTGGCCGCGCGCTGGCTACCCGGCCTGCGCTTCGATTGGCGGGCCCTGCGCGAGCTGCGCGCCTTCGGTCTCTTTTCGACCGGCAACCACTTCATCACCACGATCAACCTCGACCAGATGCTGATCGGGGCCTTGCTCGGTCCGGCCTGGCTCGGTCTCTACGGCTTCGCCCGCCGCATCTTCCAGATCTTGAGCGATCTCATTTCCGGCGCGCTCAACCTCGTCTCTTATTCGCTGCTCTCCTCCATGCAGCGCGAGCCCGAGAAGCGCCGCGACGCCTATCTCCTTGGCACCTTCGCCTCTTCGGTCGTGGCCTTCCCGATCTTTACCGGCCTCATCCTCGTGGCCCGCGATCTCATCCCCTTCGCCTTCGGCGCGCAATGGATCGAGGCGGTGCCGGTGGTGCAGGCCTTCGCGATCCTGGGCGTCCTCACCGCCGTCGGCATCCTCCAGGCCTCGCTCATCCGCAGCCAGGGCCAGGCTGATATCTGGCTCTACTACATGCTGGCCAAGCAGGCGGTCACGGTCCTCTACATCTTCCTCTTTTCGCGCTGGGGCATCGGGGCGCTCAGCCTGTCGCTCGTCGCGCTCAACATCGTCATGTGGCTGCCCACGGTCGATATGGTGGCGCGGCTCCTCGATATCTCGATCCCCGCCTATCTCGGCTCCTTCACGGTGCCGGTGGCCGCCACGCTCGTCATGTGGGGAATTGGCTGGCTGGTCCAGTCCAGTCTTGCCGATGCGGAGATCTGGCTGCGGCTCGTCGCAACGATAGGCGCCGCAGCCATCAGCTACGGCGCCGTCGTGCTGCTCCTCGGCCGCAGTCAGCTCGAAACGCTGCTCGGTTTCGTGCGCCGGCGGCGCTAG
- a CDS encoding O-antigen ligase family protein: MTELPDRLTFNLATVLTFGAFAALVLNAMFGPLAALTFMVCGLLLIVSNPHQSLDSLRRWWFVLLLPAYCMLTALWSQYPSNSLRYGVQLMFTAVVAVIITGRLSTATLMRMMFIVYGIGVLASILVGKTGAGGAWLGVFGSKNAFAAHIAVFVLIAVAVAADRNSHWVLRLAGIAGALASGPLLILAQSAGATLMVVPCLGIILLTLLTTRLPGTQKLFVLVMLGIVAAALVLLVIVAGDTLLAEVLEGSGKDPTLTGRTDLWATGLSYIAERPLQGLGYRSFWVIGFAPAEELWAMFDVPAGAGFNFHNTYISNAVEIGLIGLSMQIVLIYGGAILMAAYTFARPNAANALLLALQVLMILRSFIEVEVFFEFSIRSIMGIATFIYAAAGLLALRRQAAHAQRQTPKGLMSHARIPARPRSYPHANL; this comes from the coding sequence ATGACCGAGTTGCCGGATCGCCTGACCTTCAACCTCGCCACGGTCCTTACCTTCGGCGCCTTCGCGGCGCTGGTGCTCAATGCCATGTTCGGACCGCTGGCTGCGCTCACCTTCATGGTCTGCGGGCTGCTGCTCATCGTCAGCAATCCGCACCAGAGCCTCGATAGCCTGCGTCGCTGGTGGTTCGTGCTGCTCTTGCCGGCCTATTGCATGCTGACCGCTCTCTGGTCGCAATATCCCTCCAATTCGCTGCGCTATGGCGTGCAGCTGATGTTCACGGCCGTGGTCGCCGTCATCATCACGGGCCGGCTCTCGACCGCCACGCTCATGCGCATGATGTTCATTGTCTACGGTATCGGCGTCCTCGCCAGCATTCTGGTCGGCAAGACCGGCGCGGGCGGGGCGTGGCTCGGCGTCTTCGGCAGCAAGAACGCCTTTGCCGCCCATATTGCCGTCTTCGTCCTCATCGCCGTTGCCGTTGCCGCCGACCGCAATTCCCACTGGGTGCTGCGCCTTGCCGGCATTGCCGGTGCATTGGCCTCGGGGCCGCTCCTCATCCTCGCCCAATCGGCCGGCGCCACGCTCATGGTCGTGCCCTGCCTCGGCATCATCCTTCTTACGCTGCTCACCACCCGGCTCCCGGGCACGCAGAAGCTCTTCGTCCTCGTCATGCTCGGCATCGTCGCCGCCGCGCTCGTGCTGCTGGTCATCGTGGCCGGCGATACTCTCCTCGCCGAAGTGCTCGAAGGCTCGGGCAAGGATCCGACCCTTACCGGCCGCACCGATCTCTGGGCCACCGGCCTGAGCTACATCGCAGAACGTCCGCTGCAGGGCCTGGGCTACCGCTCGTTCTGGGTCATCGGCTTTGCCCCTGCCGAAGAGCTCTGGGCGATGTTCGACGTGCCGGCAGGCGCCGGGTTCAACTTCCACAACACCTATATCTCTAACGCCGTCGAGATCGGCCTCATTGGCCTCTCGATGCAGATTGTCCTCATCTATGGCGGCGCCATCCTCATGGCCGCCTACACCTTTGCGCGCCCCAATGCCGCCAATGCACTGCTCCTGGCGCTGCAGGTGCTGATGATCCTGCGCAGCTTTATCGAGGTGGAGGTGTTCTTCGAATTCTCCATCCGCTCGATCATGGGCATCGCCACCTTCATCTACGCCGCGGCGGGTCTTCTCGCCCTGCGTCGGCAAGCTGCGCATGCGCAGCGGCAAACTCCGAAAGGACTCATGAGCCATGCCCGAATTCCAGCCCGGCCTCGTTCATATCCGCACGCCAACCTATAA
- a CDS encoding glycosyltransferase family 2 protein has translation MHPHDRAPLVSVVMANFEAGDRIVPALRSVLGQTMGDLEIIVSDDASRDHSLAHVRQMMAHDPRIRLVTAPENRGPATCRNRALELARGQWLAIVDSDDIIHPERLERLLAAAAHYEADIVADDLLLFYEDGTEPSLFLGETDRSFRVSAERWVSAGIDGSPALGYLKPLINADRLRAPRYDEKLRIGEDYDLILRLLLAGADMVVIPEPFYLYRRHSGSISHRLSAGDVEAMIARQLALTQGLSPDANLARAFDARLRSLEQGLAYERLVASIKTRQLGIALSLLASDPGHLRRLWASFSEGRDRRQSPPAPGPSPVLTLGERGEVAVPGYVPINATDWDAPTSRRFWRDLAARRGAGPVRCIPLDDAGAYAAGFIPEAEVAAAETLREAS, from the coding sequence ATGCACCCTCACGACCGGGCGCCGCTGGTTTCGGTGGTGATGGCCAATTTTGAGGCGGGCGACAGGATCGTCCCCGCTCTGCGTTCGGTGCTGGGTCAGACGATGGGCGACCTCGAAATCATCGTCAGCGACGATGCCTCGCGCGACCATAGCCTCGCCCATGTGCGCCAGATGATGGCGCACGATCCCCGCATCCGTCTCGTCACCGCCCCCGAAAATCGCGGCCCCGCCACCTGCCGCAACCGCGCGCTTGAGCTGGCGCGCGGGCAATGGCTTGCCATCGTCGATTCCGACGACATCATTCATCCCGAACGCCTCGAGCGCCTGCTGGCCGCTGCCGCCCATTATGAGGCCGATATCGTCGCCGACGATCTTCTGCTCTTTTACGAGGACGGCACCGAGCCCAGCCTCTTTCTCGGCGAGACCGATCGCAGTTTTCGCGTGTCAGCCGAACGCTGGGTCAGTGCCGGCATCGATGGCTCGCCGGCCCTCGGCTACCTCAAGCCGCTGATCAATGCCGATAGGCTCAGGGCCCCGCGCTACGACGAAAAGCTGCGGATCGGGGAGGACTACGACCTCATCCTGCGCCTGCTGCTCGCCGGTGCCGACATGGTCGTCATCCCCGAGCCCTTCTATCTCTATCGCCGTCACAGCGGCTCGATCTCCCATCGCCTGTCTGCCGGCGACGTCGAAGCGATGATCGCGCGCCAGCTGGCCCTGACCCAGGGCCTCTCGCCCGACGCGAACCTTGCCCGCGCCTTCGACGCGCGCCTCCGCTCGCTCGAACAGGGCCTCGCCTATGAGCGGCTGGTCGCCAGCATCAAGACCCGGCAATTGGGCATCGCCCTCTCGCTCCTCGCCAGCGATCCCGGTCATCTGCGCCGCCTCTGGGCCTCATTCTCCGAAGGCCGCGACCGCAGGCAGTCTCCGCCTGCTCCCGGACCTTCCCCGGTTCTGACGCTCGGCGAGCGCGGCGAGGTCGCTGTCCCCGGCTACGTACCGATAAACGCCACCGACTGGGATGCCCCGACCTCGCGCCGCTTCTGGCGCGATCTGGCCGCCCGACGCGGCGCCGGTCCCGTCCGCTGCATCCCGCTCGATGACGCGGGCGCCTATGCCGCCGGCTTCATCCCCGAAGCCGAGGTCGCAGCGGCCGAAACCCTGCGGGAGGCGTCATGA
- a CDS encoding polysaccharide pyruvyl transferase family protein, whose amino-acid sequence MKLVFFRGKVPNFGDELNLHVWPALLPQGFLDEDESELFVGIGSIIGDHLPQASRKYVMGSGYAGYMGLPDVHDGSWDIRFVRGPDTARTLDIDPRLSICDSAVLLRAMELPKPDHSVGIGFMPHYESLERGDWAEACRLAGMTLIDATAPVDVVLSQIQGAQLLITEAMHGAIVADALRTPWIGARPIYGGHHRKWHDWAGALEVDVRLNPLKPTSVLEYYIGQTGRGGRLGKVGRFSASPFAALPNGVLTAGAAKHLQKMASLEPQLSSDARIAEVTERALAAVDAFVRGRVAAA is encoded by the coding sequence ATGAAGCTGGTATTTTTCCGCGGCAAGGTGCCCAATTTCGGCGACGAGCTGAACCTTCACGTCTGGCCCGCCCTGCTGCCCCAGGGATTTCTCGACGAGGACGAGAGCGAGCTTTTCGTCGGCATCGGCTCGATCATCGGCGACCACCTGCCCCAGGCGTCGCGCAAATACGTGATGGGGTCGGGCTATGCCGGCTATATGGGCCTGCCCGATGTCCATGACGGCAGCTGGGACATTCGCTTCGTGCGCGGCCCCGACACCGCCCGCACGCTCGATATCGACCCGCGGCTTTCCATCTGCGACAGCGCGGTGCTGCTGCGAGCCATGGAGCTGCCCAAGCCCGACCACAGCGTCGGCATCGGCTTCATGCCCCATTACGAGAGCCTCGAACGCGGCGACTGGGCGGAAGCCTGCCGGCTCGCGGGGATGACGCTGATCGATGCGACGGCGCCGGTGGATGTGGTGCTCAGCCAGATCCAGGGCGCGCAATTGCTGATCACCGAGGCCATGCATGGCGCCATCGTCGCCGATGCGCTGCGCACGCCCTGGATCGGGGCGCGCCCGATCTATGGCGGGCATCATCGCAAATGGCACGATTGGGCTGGCGCGCTCGAAGTGGACGTGCGGCTCAACCCGCTCAAGCCCACAAGCGTGCTCGAATACTATATCGGGCAGACCGGACGCGGCGGGCGCCTGGGCAAAGTGGGCCGTTTCAGCGCCTCGCCCTTCGCGGCCCTGCCCAACGGCGTGCTGACCGCCGGCGCGGCCAAGCACCTCCAGAAGATGGCAAGCCTCGAGCCGCAATTGAGCAGCGATGCGCGGATTGCCGAAGTTACCGAGCGGGCGCTCGCAGCGGTCGACGCCTTCGTACGCGGTCGCGTGGCGGCAGCCTAG
- the galU gene encoding UTP--glucose-1-phosphate uridylyltransferase GalU, producing the protein MAKAVKTAVFPVAGLGTRFLPATKAMPKEMLTVVDRPLIQYAVDEAREAGITHFVFVTGRNKGVIEDHFDRQFEIEAMLEARGKTAALAELRKDLPSAGRTSFTRQQEPLGLGHAVWCAREIVGNEPFALLLPDMLFKGRRGVLKQMMETYEESGGNVIAVEEVPRQEVSSYGVIGRGAGEDSGFRITNMVEKPAPKDAPSNLIISGRYILQPEVFSLLADQPRGAGGEIQLTDAMQSLMGTQPFFGVKYEGQSFDCGSKIGFLTANVAYALDREDIGEGFLDALAKMGLHTALIDGFKVAAE; encoded by the coding sequence ATGGCGAAAGCAGTAAAGACTGCCGTCTTCCCGGTGGCAGGCCTGGGCACGCGATTCCTGCCGGCCACCAAGGCCATGCCCAAGGAAATGCTGACGGTCGTGGATCGCCCCCTCATCCAATATGCGGTCGACGAAGCGCGCGAGGCGGGAATCACCCACTTCGTATTCGTGACAGGACGCAACAAAGGGGTGATCGAAGACCATTTCGACCGCCAGTTCGAAATCGAGGCCATGCTCGAAGCGCGCGGCAAGACCGCCGCTCTCGCCGAGCTGCGCAAGGACCTGCCCTCGGCCGGCCGCACGAGCTTCACGCGCCAGCAGGAGCCGCTGGGCCTGGGTCACGCCGTGTGGTGCGCGCGCGAGATCGTGGGCAACGAGCCGTTCGCGCTCTTGCTGCCCGACATGCTGTTCAAGGGCCGCCGCGGCGTGCTCAAGCAGATGATGGAAACCTACGAGGAATCGGGCGGCAACGTCATCGCCGTCGAGGAAGTGCCGCGCCAGGAGGTCTCGTCCTATGGCGTAATCGGCCGCGGCGCAGGCGAGGATAGCGGCTTCCGCATCACCAATATGGTGGAAAAGCCCGCCCCCAAGGACGCGCCTTCGAACCTCATCATTTCAGGACGCTACATTCTCCAGCCGGAAGTCTTCTCGCTCCTGGCCGACCAGCCACGCGGCGCGGGCGGGGAAATCCAGCTCACCGACGCCATGCAGAGCCTGATGGGCACGCAACCCTTCTTCGGCGTCAAATACGAAGGCCAGTCCTTCGACTGCGGCTCCAAGATCGGGTTCCTCACCGCCAATGTCGCCTATGCGCTCGATCGCGAGGATATCGGCGAAGGGTTCCTCGACGCCCTTGCCAAGATGGGCCTCCACACCGCCCTCATCGACGGTTTCAAGGTCGCCGCCGAATAG
- a CDS encoding glycosyltransferase family 2 protein: MPEFQPGLVHIRTPTYKRPEALARALRSMIDQTWPHWVCDVYDDDPGQAARLVVAELGDPRIRYTANAPQLFASRNIDQCFSADNPHGAEFFCVVEDDNFILPEFCAANIALTRALKVEIVLRNQFIEEASGTARAWLSADGVLDGLFTEGLYDAADFRLSMLAGIGVSNGGLFWSVRARSPLEIGYPCTATLQEYLRTYSIAEPVYVAMESLAVWAENGEQTTRNSELSANYLRRELDLKRAVQALRQKIWSEATVAQRASFMTDARFTAPIAVRANHVGKALVGEGLNAYVPPAEALRLRARGLAIRLLGRLTPDFADFVASRDKLHRTAARA; encoded by the coding sequence ATGCCCGAATTCCAGCCCGGCCTCGTTCATATCCGCACGCCAACCTATAAGCGCCCCGAGGCCCTGGCCCGCGCGCTGCGCTCGATGATCGACCAGACCTGGCCGCACTGGGTCTGCGATGTCTATGACGACGATCCCGGCCAGGCCGCTCGTCTTGTGGTCGCAGAGCTTGGCGATCCGCGCATCCGCTACACGGCCAATGCCCCCCAGCTTTTCGCCTCGCGCAATATCGACCAGTGCTTCTCGGCCGATAATCCGCATGGGGCGGAGTTCTTCTGCGTGGTCGAGGACGACAATTTCATCCTGCCAGAATTCTGCGCCGCCAATATCGCGCTCACCCGGGCGCTCAAGGTCGAGATCGTGCTGCGCAACCAGTTCATCGAAGAGGCGAGCGGCACCGCGCGGGCCTGGCTCAGCGCCGATGGCGTGCTCGATGGCCTCTTCACCGAAGGCCTTTATGACGCCGCCGATTTCCGCCTCTCCATGCTGGCCGGCATCGGGGTTTCCAATGGCGGCCTCTTCTGGTCCGTGCGCGCCCGCTCGCCGCTCGAAATCGGCTATCCCTGCACTGCCACGCTTCAGGAATACCTGCGCACCTATTCGATCGCCGAGCCGGTCTATGTCGCCATGGAGTCGCTTGCCGTCTGGGCCGAGAATGGCGAGCAGACCACCCGCAATTCCGAGTTGAGCGCCAACTATCTGCGCCGCGAACTCGATCTCAAGCGCGCGGTACAGGCCCTGCGCCAGAAGATCTGGTCGGAAGCCACCGTGGCCCAACGCGCCAGCTTCATGACCGATGCCCGCTTCACAGCCCCCATTGCCGTGCGCGCCAACCATGTCGGCAAGGCATTGGTCGGGGAGGGGCTCAATGCCTATGTGCCGCCCGCCGAGGCTCTTCGCCTGCGTGCCCGCGGCCTTGCAATCCGCCTCCTCGGCCGGCTGACCCCGGACTTTGCCGATTTCGTCGCCTCGCGCGACAAGCTGCACCGGACGGCTGCCCGCGCATGA